The sequence CTACTCCGCGCTGGGTGTAAGACTACAAATTGCTAGATACTAGCTACGCCTCGGGCTACGACTTTTGCTTGGTACGCCATCTATATGccgtttattttaatttgacttTGTTGTACACTCTAGCTACTCCGCGCTGGTGTAAGACTTCAAATTGCTAGATACTAGCTACGCCTCGGGCTACGACGTCGGCGGACGCTCTAGCTACTCCGCGCTGGGTGTAAGACTTCAAATTGCTAGATACTAGCTACGCCTCGGGCTACGACGTCGGCGGACGTTCTAGCTACTCCGCGCTGGGTGTAAGACTTCAAATTGCTAGATACTAGCTACGCCTCGGGCTACGACGTCGGCGGACGTTCTAGCTACTCCGCGCTGGGTGTAAGACTTCAAATTGCTAGATACTAGCTACGCCTCAGGCTACGACTTTTGCAACTTGTACGCCATCTATCTGCCGTTTTATTTAAATTGACTTTTGCCTCTTTCGTCACGAAACAGAGGACTAGAAggctttcgtggcaatagacaaagtGATCTTAATCGACACGAAACGATATTTTCAGATTTCGGGGCAATAGTGAGTCGAGCCTGTCGCGTCACGAAAAggatttcgtggcaatagatttaACCTTTCATGATAAACCATTTTAACATCTACAATAAATCTaaccataaaataaaatctgccTCAGTGATGGAAAAGAGGTAAATGCTACCATTAAATGCACTCAATTCTTTTATCGATGTAATCTGTGATTTTGGCGTACGTCATTGATGTATTTCTGGGCTTTTCACTTTCAACCACGTGTAAGAAGGGAACTCGTTGACACATCTGCTATCgatttataaaaaagaaaaacaagagtaGTTTCGGAAATTCACTCcgataaaataattcatttgatGAAACTATCCATTATTTTGAATCCAACAAAGCTACAAACGCTTCAACCAAACATGGACACATGGTTCGtgaatttttactttcaaattttcagtttCACGCTATTTCAATCTGTTGCCTCCCTTAGTCGTAACTTTCAGTTTCAGACTTTGAATCTGCAGACGAACTTTACATGTTTACATGATGGAAAGCGGTGTTGCCGGTTTGGACAAATGTGGCCTGACGTGAACTGGGATGCGGTGCTGCCATCTGCCaatgttgaaaaaagatttacgtagtataaaatataaaataagatAGCCTTAGCCCATTACCTTAGtccataaaataaaacattagttTAACTCAATCTCATAAAAGAAATTCGAAATGATGACATGATTCAATTTTATGCAACGAAGTTATTTTACACTTTGCCGTTGAGTGTAGGTCCAgaatttcgaaaaatattACTTCAGACGCAATGTTGAACACTTCCCCCAGACATTTTCGCTCATTCTCttataaacaaaattcttgtgtGATTTTAATTCAAAGGACGAGAAATAAGTAAGTTCAGATGATCTTCCGTTAGATTCACGACAACGTGAGTGTACAGAGGTTTCAATTGTATGTCTTTGGGACGGTATTTCAGATTAATGAGGCCATCTGATTCGAAACGAAGATAACCATCATCAAAAAGCTTCTGTCGATTTGGAATAACATCAACCGATGGATCGTGATAGAGTGTTCTGTATCGCAAATGCTCGGCCAGAATGTTCGGCCGGACGACGGTCATGTTGAGTCGCCGGATACGTCGATAAAAGTCGTCGTCATCCAATCCCAGTCCCCAAAAGGCGTTCGAGTAACCATTGGCACGGACGAAATCAACCGCCGAAATAGCAATGACTCCACCCCCGAAAAGGAACATTAACGACACCGGCCTGTTGGGATAAAATAGGAACATCAAACATTTAGTTTTACAACAGATTTAATTCTTAAGTGATTACTTGTAATCGTGAATATCGATAACGAAAGACATTTGACGTGGTCTGCCGACTTCCGGACACGAATAAATATTGCGGTCGTCTTCCGGCAGGATATCCACATCGTGAAAGATAAAACACTGGAACGTGTCAGAGCGCTGGGCCTCAATGAAACCAACATTTAACAGCATGCCGCGGTTAAAAGGTAATCCATCTGTTTGTAATTATGCATGATTGATTACAATTATGACATAATGATTTGATTACCAACAGGTACCGGTCTGCTCGACAACGAAAATGGTGTAGTCGAGTTGCTGTCGCTGAAGGAACGGATGCATGTAGTGAAGAAAAACTGTCAAATGTTGACTGCGATTCCGGAAGGGCAGGATAATAGCCACTTTGTTCCGAGATTGGCAGTCCTTCGGTCTGTATGATCCGCCTTCAATCAATCCAG comes from Daphnia pulicaria isolate SC F1-1A chromosome 11, SC_F0-13Bv2, whole genome shotgun sequence and encodes:
- the LOC124315429 gene encoding beta-1,4-N-acetylgalactosaminyltransferase bre-4-like, with translation MGSDMKRRMSVVSTARTTVVIVAILFTFWLILLINNLPISSELPTRSPTGRNNNFSTLCPLISPLSVGWMDLSLIIPELLENSQQDAFHNKMKSAGLIEGGSYRPKDCQSRNKVAIILPFRNRSQHLTVFLHYMHPFLQRQQLDYTIFVVEQTDGLPFNRGMLLNVGFIEAQRSDTFQCFIFHDVDILPEDDRNIYSCPEVGRPRQMSFVIDIHDYKPVSLMFLFGGGVIAISAVDFVRANGYSNAFWGLGLDDDDFYRRIRRLNMTVVRPNILAEHLRYRTLYHDPSVDVIPNRQKLFDDGYLRFESDGLINLKYRPKDIQLKPLYTHVVVNLTEDHLNLLISRPLN